One genomic window of Mesorhizobium sp. CAU 1732 includes the following:
- the fliI gene encoding flagellar protein export ATPase FliI: protein MPSAPPVEAVAPGVNRDTSLLALERVQSRFRNGRTLLRNGGRIDEVSPSHYRVRGISGSARLGDVVEHRSSAGLRSGEIVRIGPNDVLIAPYERNQDAGIGDPVVIQTTQGSAPHPSWKGRVVDALGRPVDGAGPLVSGKTELHNNAPSALSRQRVAQGFSTGVRVIDIFTPICFGQRLGIFAGSGVGKSTLLAMLAGAKAFDTVVVALIGERGREVREFLEDTIGPESFAKTVAVVATSDESAMMRKRAPDMAMRVAEHFRERGDRVLLVLDSITRFAHALREVAIGIGEPPVARGYPASVFTDLPKLLERAGPGVMGSGSITAILSVLVDGDDHNDPIADSVRGILDGHVVLSRGIAEQGRYPPVDPLASISRLAPKAWTRDQQVLVTRLRSMISRFEDTRDIRLLGAYQPGADPELDLAVRQVPFIYEALTQSPHENPSLDPFTDLARHLKSKERPSDETAE, encoded by the coding sequence ATGCCCTCGGCCCCGCCCGTCGAGGCGGTCGCGCCCGGCGTCAATCGGGACACGTCCCTGCTCGCGCTGGAGCGCGTCCAGTCGCGCTTTAGAAACGGGCGCACGCTGCTGCGCAACGGGGGCCGTATCGACGAGGTGTCGCCGAGCCACTATCGCGTTCGCGGCATATCGGGCAGTGCGCGACTGGGCGATGTGGTCGAGCACCGTTCCTCGGCCGGGCTGCGGTCGGGCGAGATCGTGCGCATCGGGCCGAACGACGTGCTCATCGCGCCCTATGAGCGCAATCAGGATGCAGGCATCGGCGACCCCGTCGTGATCCAGACCACCCAGGGTTCGGCGCCTCATCCGTCGTGGAAAGGCCGCGTCGTCGATGCGCTTGGCCGCCCGGTGGATGGTGCCGGCCCTCTCGTCAGCGGCAAGACGGAGCTTCACAACAACGCGCCGTCAGCCCTGTCTCGCCAACGCGTCGCGCAAGGGTTTTCCACCGGCGTCCGTGTCATCGACATCTTCACGCCGATCTGTTTCGGGCAGCGCCTCGGCATCTTCGCGGGCTCGGGCGTCGGCAAGTCCACGCTTCTGGCGATGCTGGCCGGCGCAAAAGCCTTCGACACCGTCGTGGTGGCGCTCATCGGAGAGCGTGGCCGCGAGGTTCGCGAGTTCCTCGAGGACACGATCGGGCCGGAGAGCTTCGCCAAGACCGTCGCGGTCGTGGCCACCAGCGACGAAAGCGCGATGATGCGCAAGCGCGCGCCGGACATGGCGATGCGTGTCGCCGAGCATTTCCGCGAGCGCGGCGACCGTGTGCTTCTGGTGCTCGATTCGATCACGCGCTTCGCTCACGCGCTCCGCGAAGTCGCGATCGGCATCGGCGAGCCGCCGGTGGCGCGCGGCTATCCGGCTTCGGTGTTCACGGACCTGCCCAAGCTCCTGGAGCGCGCCGGTCCCGGCGTCATGGGCTCAGGCTCGATAACCGCCATCCTGTCGGTGCTGGTCGATGGCGACGACCACAACGACCCGATTGCGGATTCCGTTCGCGGCATTCTCGACGGCCACGTGGTGTTGAGCCGGGGCATCGCCGAACAGGGACGCTATCCGCCGGTCGATCCGCTTGCCTCGATATCGCGCCTGGCGCCGAAGGCCTGGACGCGCGACCAGCAGGTGCTGGTCACGCGCCTGCGCAGCATGATTTCGCGCTTCGAGGACACCCGCGACATCCGTCTGCTGGGTGCCTATCAGCCGGGCGCCGACCCCGAGCTCGATCTCGCCGTCAGGCAGGTTCCGTTCATCTACGAAGCCCTGACGCAGTCGCCGCACGAAAACCCCTCGCTCGATCCCTTCACGGATCTGGCGCGTCATCTGAAGAGCAAGGAAAGGCCGTCAGATGAAACTGCCGAGTAA